Proteins encoded by one window of Amaranthus tricolor cultivar Red isolate AtriRed21 chromosome 4, ASM2621246v1, whole genome shotgun sequence:
- the LOC130810894 gene encoding uncharacterized protein LOC130810894: MESKDTIIMPDQPVTMGQLLQLFSQLNTNKSPPLPSETPTSTTTISIPTFSISEKLTHQNYTMWSRLMQLALSGRDRLNHIIADPPPQTDQEYSQWTRRDSVVISWIIESIHPDLVNQFIDFSTAKTLWKGIETVYSSGTAGLQIFYLTVKANKIEQQTDTLEKYYSKLITLWKEIDRRQPNPMKDPEDKIIYNQLTQKNRLYQFLAGVNETFDKERRDLLLQDPLPTAEEAYAFIRREIMRRGIMKKEPSSELESSGSGGVFAVRGRSERSYRKNDERSHLQCTHCGGMRHTKSECFKLVGYPDWWPDTRKKREKMAGQLSDQSRSGRAAMVLGTGTKSDESMAAMVQNSEGYEGNRERRKLREKEEGSDPSNEGHPGFKGIWKGDVASYLPPVFSFACKNNLSNWTNEWILDCGATDTMSYDQNDFLNHDRPEKKSH, encoded by the coding sequence ATGGAGTCAAAAGACACCATAATCATGCCAGACCAACCAGTAACAATGGGGCAACTATTGCAACTATTCTCACAGTTAAACACCAATAAATCACCTCCACTGCCATCTGAAACACCCACAAGCACCACCACAATTTCGATTCCCACATTCTCAATATCAGAAAAGTTAACTCACCAGAATTACACCATGTGGTCCAGGTTGATGCAATTAGCCCTAAGTGGTCGAGATCGGCTCAATCATATCATCGCTGACCCACCACCACAAACAGACCAAGAGTACAGCCAATGGACCAGGCGAGATTCAGTGGTTATTTCATGGATAATCGAAAGCATTCACCCGGATTTAGTTAACCAATTTATCGATTTCTCAACCGCAAAGACTCTTTGGAAAGGAATCGAAACCGTATATAGCAGTGGAACTGCCGGTCTCCAAATTTTTTACCTCACTGTCAAAGCCAATAAAATCGAACAACAAACCGACACATTGGAAAAATATTATAGCAAATTAATAACTCTGTGGAAGGAAATCGATAGGAGGCAACCAAACCCGATGAAAGACCCAGAAGACAAAATTATTTACAATCAATTAACCCAAAAAAATCGATTGTATCAATTTCTTGCAGGGGTAAATGAAACGTTCGACAAAGAGAGAAGAGATCTCCTCCTCCAAGATCCTTTACCCACTGCAGAGGAGGCATATGCTTTCATAAGGAGGGAGATAATGAGAAGGGGAATCATGAAAAAGGAGCCCTCATCGGAGTTAGAATCATCGGGCTCAGGGGGCGTTTTTGCTGTCAGAGGGAGATCGGAGAGATCTTACCGGAAAAACGATGAAAGGAGCCATCTTCAATGTACCCACTGTGGTGGGATGAGACACACGAAAAGTGAGTGCTTCAAGCTTGTGGGATACCCGGATTGGTGGCCAGACACGaggaagaaaagggaaaaaatgGCCGGTCAACTTTCCGATCAGTCAAGATCTGGAAGAGCAGCGATGGTTTTAGGCACCGGTACAAAATCAGACGAAAGCATGGCAGCCATGGTTCAAAACTCAGAAGGATATGAAGGTAACAGAGAAAGGCGAAAACtgagagagaaagaagaaggaaGTGACCCTTCAAATGAAGGTCACCCAGGTTTTAAAGGGATATGGAAGGGCGACGTGGCCTCCTATCTTCCACCCGTTTTTTCTTTTGCTTGCAAAAATAATTTGTCAAATTGGACTAACGAGTGGATTCTTGATTGCGGAGCTACGGACACGATGTCTTATgatcaaaatgattttttaaatcATGACCGACCGGAAAAAAAATCTCATTGA
- the LOC130810380 gene encoding DNA repair RAD52-like protein 1, mitochondrial has translation MASSMFRSLRRSTSLISLPTSSSSLTHISSPSSTPSSLKTCGCVLLQNSGYAKAANYNGNEDNQRRDKEEEYSEVPTEGISRPLSEILKQLNKKVPDSLIKIRNEDNGFALKYIPWHIVNRILNLHAPEWSGEVRNVIYSADGKSVTVVYRVTLHGTDAEIYRESTGTASVVVVGKGYGDAVQQAEGMAFRRACARLGLGLHLYHEDLS, from the exons ATGGCGTCCTCAATGTTCCGATCTTTAAGAAGATCAACATCTCTCATAAGCTTACCAACATCATCTTCTTCACTTACTCACATTTCTTCGCCTTCTTCAACACCTTCTTCGCTCAAAACTTGTGGCTGTGTACTGTTGCAGAACTCAGGCTATGCAAAAGCAGCTAACTACAATGGAAATGAAGATAACCAAAGAAGGGATAAAGAAGAAGAATATAGTGAAGTACCCACTGAAGGAATTAGTAGACCCTTATCTGAAATCCTTAAACAACTCAATAAAAAAGTCCCCGATTCTCTCATAAAAATTCGCAATGAGGATAATGGATTTGCTCTCAAATATATTCCCTg GCATATTGTGAATCGAATTTTGAACTTACATGCTCCAG AATGGTCTGGTGAAGTACGGAATGTCATATACTCGGCTGATGGCAAGTCTGTAACTGTTGTTTATCGTGTTACACTCCATGGAACCGATGCTGAG ATCTATAGGGAATCAACAGGAACTGCTTCAGTGGTAGTGGTAGGGAAAGGCTATGGAGATGCTGTTCAGCAGGCTGAAGGAATGGCATTTCGTCGAGCATGTGCACGCTTGGGACTCGGACTTCATCTCTACCATGAAGATTTGTCATAG